A region of the Thiomicrorhabdus sp. genome:
CCTGCTTGAGCTAATTTATAAAGTGCATCAACTTCAGCATTCTGCCAAATATCTTCTTGTTGCTGACGACCAAACTTTGAACCCTTTTGCATGGCTCTAGCACGGCGACTGTTTTTGACTTTGCGGCCTTCTTGATACTCCACGGCCTTTTTAAAACTACGTTTACTCGCCTCTTTATAGACTTTGGCACAACGAATTTCATCACCACAACGCACCATAAAAACGTCAGCTTCTTTACCACTCATTAATCGACGAATCACTTCATCGACCAGGCCATCTTCTACTAAAGGAAGAATTCTCTCAGGGGTTTTCATAATGGGATTATCTGCATCGAAATTTGAAAGGAGTTATTGAATATTTCATAGGAGACTATGATACACGGGGGGCTAGCAAGTTTGCAGAATCTTGACATCAAACTTTTATTTTATTAATTGCTTTAGCTTGATACATTTTTTTGTCAGCAATTTGAATCAATCCCTCAATATTGTCACTATCTTGGGGATAAATACTGGCACCAATACTTACTCGTACTCTCAAACTCACCTCTTTTAAATGAATCTTGGGTATGAACTCATCCATAATTTCTTTCACTAGAGTATTTACTTTATCTTCTGTTTCTACACCTCGTAGCAAAATGATAAACTCATCACCTGCATAACGTCCTACAAGATCACTTTCTCGCAGCCTTTTCTTGAGTCGTTTGGCCACTGCCTTTAACACATCATCTCCCACCAAATGGCCATAACGGTCATTCACTTGCTTATAGTCATCGATATCAATAAACAACAAAGCAAAATGGCTTTTATCTCTTTTACTTTCAACCAATTGCTGATCGATTAATTGCCTCAACATATTACGGTTGGCAACCCCTGTTAATCCATCAAACTGAGCGGATTCATAGAGCTTTGCCTCAAGTTCCTTACGTTTTGTGATGTCTCGAGCCATACAAATAATATCGGTTTCTTTGGATAGTGTGTTTTGGTAGGGAGCGTTCACCCACTCACAAAAAACTTCACGACCATCTTTACGCAGATTGATACTTTCTGCCATCACGGTCTCAGCACTCTGCTGAGTTTTCGTTAAAACTTCTGTAGTTTTAGTTTGATCTTTTTCAGGAACCAGTAGTTCTACCAATTTTTTACCAATCGCTTCTTTCTCTTTCCATAGAAAAGTCTGTTCAGCTTGGCGATTCCATTTTTGAATCTTTCCCGCTTTATCCATTACAATCAAACTCAATGGTGATTGCATAAATACTGTATCTAACTGCTCTTTTCTAGCGTGGGTCACACGATATAGTTTGGTTAAGCCAATAATTAGAGCGAGTAAAGCCAAAATAATCAAAATTACATACTTCAATTGCTCTTTCAACTGAGCATATTCAAAATCATAATTTGGTTGATACAATAAACCATCCAAACTGATTTTTTCAGGCACTAATCCAAGGCTATGATACGTATCCGCAATATGACGCCAACGCCCCTGAGTCATATAACCTGGCTCAATCAACATAGGAATCATTAAATCCTCCATTGATTTTGCTTCAAATCGAAGATGGTCTAAGCTTTTTCGTTGTGAATATTTTTGATAAATCAGCTGTATAATTTCCTCTTGATGGGACATTGCATATTTCCAGCCGTTGATGGTCGCCGTATAAAAGTCTCGAACGAGTTGAGGATCCTCTTCAACCAAACTTTGCAGTGTAAAAAAATTATCTCCATAAAAATCAATACCACTCATACGTGGAGAGAACAGCTGATAACCAATTCCTTGCTCATCCAACATATAAGGCTCATCAGTACTGTAAACCGACATGACATCTACTTTTTTATGAATTAAATCATCAACATTGTGTGAATGAGTTTCTAACGTGAGTGCGTGCCGATTGATTCCTTCAGACTGCATGTAAGCAAATAACTCAGCTGAATTAGGCTCAATGCTTAAAGTTTTGCCAACAAATTTATGGATGTGATCAATACCCGAATCAGTCAAAGTCATTAAATTTAGTGGGGAGTGTTGCATGATCACTCCCAATATGGAAATAGGAGCACCTTTATTAAAAGCTAAAACTAACTCACTGGTACCTACGCCAAATTCGGCTTGTTTATTAAGCACCACACTAATAGGGTCCAAACCTGGCTCTGCCTCAAGCAAAGATACCTCTAACCCTGCTTGACGATAAAACCCTTTTTCTATCGCTGCATAATAACCCGCAAATTGAAATTGATGATGCCATTTAAGTTGAACTGTAATCGGTTTTAAAGCCGTTTCAGCAGCCTGAATTCCATTAACATGAAACATTAAAACGAGTGCAAAAATTCGACTAATCATGTGAGCACTCACACTCTCCAATATCTTCATTCCAAATATCTGGACTC
Encoded here:
- a CDS encoding diguanylate cyclase — translated: MISRIFALVLMFHVNGIQAAETALKPITVQLKWHHQFQFAGYYAAIEKGFYRQAGLEVSLLEAEPGLDPISVVLNKQAEFGVGTSELVLAFNKGAPISILGVIMQHSPLNLMTLTDSGIDHIHKFVGKTLSIEPNSAELFAYMQSEGINRHALTLETHSHNVDDLIHKKVDVMSVYSTDEPYMLDEQGIGYQLFSPRMSGIDFYGDNFFTLQSLVEEDPQLVRDFYTATINGWKYAMSHQEEIIQLIYQKYSQRKSLDHLRFEAKSMEDLMIPMLIEPGYMTQGRWRHIADTYHSLGLVPEKISLDGLLYQPNYDFEYAQLKEQLKYVILIILALLALIIGLTKLYRVTHARKEQLDTVFMQSPLSLIVMDKAGKIQKWNRQAEQTFLWKEKEAIGKKLVELLVPEKDQTKTTEVLTKTQQSAETVMAESINLRKDGREVFCEWVNAPYQNTLSKETDIICMARDITKRKELEAKLYESAQFDGLTGVANRNMLRQLIDQQLVESKRDKSHFALLFIDIDDYKQVNDRYGHLVGDDVLKAVAKRLKKRLRESDLVGRYAGDEFIILLRGVETEDKVNTLVKEIMDEFIPKIHLKEVSLRVRVSIGASIYPQDSDNIEGLIQIADKKMYQAKAINKIKV